The DNA window CTGCAAATCGGCGAGCCTGCGAACCCGTCAAGGATTCTGGCGATGATCTGAGTAGCGAAGTGCGGTAGCAAGCCGTGCGACGGCGAGCGTCGTGGAGGCCGGAATGCCGGAGAAGGCCAGATGGGAAGGGACGGAATGCCTGCCAGCGCGGGCTCGCTAATATGCGATTTCGCCCAGCGGGCTAGTGGTGCGTCAAACCATAAAATAGGTTTCTCTCAATCAGCCGCCGGGCGCTAGCCCAATGGCACTCACTTTGGCTCGTTTTCGGGTTGGTTCCAGGGTGGAGATCTTTTTTTAAAATGCGAGGATTTGGAGCGGCGTTTGTAGCTTTCGCGGGAGTAGCTCCGGCCGGGGCGGTTCGGCAATTTCTCTCGCGCTGCGTACTTGAGCGCTCGTGCGTAAGCCGTGCGCCAGGCGCCGGCGTCGGGGAATGTTTTTTGGAGCAGGAAGATGCGGAACACGTCCCACACGCCGGTGAAGCTGAGCCGCCGCGGCGGTACGTTGGCCTGTTCCGCCGCCTGTTTGCGGAACTGGATCGTCAGGTTATAGGCCACGATCGACGCCATCAGTTCTTTGCGGAACATCTCAGGACTCTTGGCGAGGATGTTCTCGATGTCGAGCGTCACCTTGATCTGTGAGAGATCTGTTTCCACACGCCACCGCTGACTATACAAATCGGCGATGACGTCCAATTCGTCGGTCAGGTCGGTCGCCAGATAGATTGTTTCGCCGTGGACGCTTTCGAACACGTGCAGCCGAATCGGCAGCGAGAAGTCCTCCGGCAATTGAGGATTGTCGCGCAGCTCGCGGCGACTGGGCGTCCATTGTCCTCGATACGTTTTCCAGTCCTCGCCTTGTTCGATCAACTCGGCGTCCTTTTGCAGCCGGCGAAAGCGGTCCTTCTTCATCCGCACCACGAAGCGTTGATTGGCCGTGTGGAACTCGTAGGCGACACGCGTAATGCCGTAAGCTGTGTCGACCAGAATCACCGAATCGGCCGGGATGCGTTGTAAATGATCGTGGATCAGGCTGGTTTCCGAGACCGCCTGGTCGCCGTACATCGCACCGATTTCCGGGGGCAACGCCGCTCCACTTTCGACCTCATGAGCCACGACCAGATAGGCCATCGGCCAGGCCGACTCTCCGTACTGATTGGAAGCGGGCGGGAAGACGTCGTACAGTTCCCATTCCGGTCCCAGCGAGATCGTCGTGCCGTCCAGCGCGAACACGCGTCGCCCGCCGAAGGTGGGCGGAGCGTTGTCGACCAGCGACCGCCAGACGGCATTGCAGAGCCACATGACGGTCTCCAGCGACAAACGGCTCCGGCCCCGGGAGTACGCCGCGGTGCTGGAAGAGAGGGTCGCTTCTTCGATGCGTTTATTGTCGGGCACGATGTCCGGGCACTGCTCGATCAAGGCCTTGACCGCCTCGGCCATCGAGCAACCGCCGCGCAATCGCTGCCAGACCAACAGCCACAGGACGACGCCAGACGTGTAAATCGTTTGGGCGTGGGAGGGCTGCAACTCATCGGCCTGGCGGAGATCCACGATCTCTTCCAACTGGGCAAACACGGCGTCAAACTCCGCCGCCCGCGCCTGCTCGGATTTCTGTGCTTTCTGCTTACGTTTCTGTTTGGCCGCCATCGCAAGACTCCTTATCAATGAGTAAGAAGTCAGGAAGGGGCGCAAATTTCATGCCAAAACATGCGGCGCAAAATTCATGCCAAAAACCACCCCAGGCAACGGATTTGGTAAAAACAGTGCCATTGGGCGCTAGCCCACGGCTTTTTGGCAGCACAGCAGCACGGCCGAGATCGCTCACTCTAAGATTGAAGATTGACGCAGCACCAGGAGAAACCCGCGCACCGTTTCTCTGGCGGATTGCCCCTACTGGTCGCCGGCCAGGGGGACGGCGACATGTGGTGCAAACCTTGGGTTTGTGTCTGGCCCATTAGAGCTTGGGTACGGGGATCTTGGGTCCGGTGAAAGGATTCCGGTCGGGACCGTAATAGTCGTAACCGCCTGCTTTGACCGTGATGCCGAAGCCGCGGGACAGTTCCCACTCGGCGCGGGCCGCCCAGGGAGATCCCGGGTGTTCGGCGATGATCTGGTTGAACATCTCTGTGGAACGATCGACGTACGACTGCGTCACGTCGGGAGCAAGCAGCTCCTTGTTCCCATGCACGCGCCAGCCTTCGAAACGGAGGAAGCCGGGCTTCTCCATCGGCGGGGCTTCGGGCGGGTTTCGCACAAAGTGATCGCAGGCGGCAATGTACTCGTAACGGCGGGCCGTATACGCCAGCACCTGGGCGTACATCAGGTCGTAGTTGGCCTGGCGACGGCGGTCGCTGTCGTGGCGCAGGACTTTCGCCTGTTCCAGCGTTTTGGCCGCCGCATCAAGGTACGTCAGGAAGATACGGGCCTTTTCCAGTTCCTGGGCCATTTGCACGCCCAGTTGATCCACCCGGGGAGAGAACAGCATGCGAGCCTCCATAATTTTGGCGGCCCCTTCTCGGTACGGGTTGAGGTCCTGCACAATCTTGGTCAGCACCTGCTGCAGCGGCTTGCCCTGCATGGCCGTGATGACCTCAGCTCGGCTGCGCAGATCGGGCTTGTAGGGACGAATCGCTTCCAGCGCGTACTCACGGTCGTCGCCGCGTACGATGTCGACCTCGATTCCCGGCAGCATGAAGAAGATGCCGCCGGTCTCTTTCGCCAGGCGACACTGTTCATAAGGACCAAAGCCCGCAGGATGGGCGTCGTACCGTTTGCGGAAGCCGTCTGTCTGCAGGTTTTCGACCAGCGCCGTTTCCGGCCCGCGATCGATTTTGATCCAGTGCACATGCTTGGTCTGCGGGTGACGCCAGCGTTGATGGGCGTACGGATAACCGAACACCGCTTCGCGACCCAGCACATAGATGCGGGACTTGGAAGCCTTGGCGTAGGCCAGCGCCTGTTCCAGGTACTGGTCGTTGTTCTGGCGATTGCCCGATTCGTCGGTCACCACAATCAGGGCGATCTTCCGATCCTGTGCGGCGGCCAGTTTGGCATGGGTATCGATCGAGCGACCGATCGCCTGGCACATCATTTCTTCGCCCGACGGGTCGATCGGCACCTGATCGATGGCTGCTTTGATCTCGTTGACGTCGGCGGTCGGCTTTTTGGTGTGGAGATAATAGCTTGCGCCAAAACTGGCCACGGCGGTGGTCAATCGCGCGTTTCGTCCTTCGCCTACCACGCCCAGCTCCGCATACACGGTTTCGATCCGCTCGCGGATCATTTGCTGGTCGTCTTTCATACTTTCGGACTGGTCGAAGATCCAGATGACCAGCACCTCTTGCTCGGACAGCATGAACAGGAGTTCTTCGGTAATCCGGTCAAACGCCTGGTCGTAATTTTCCACCACGGCGTGCGGATCGCCGAACGCGCCATCGGGCACGCCCATGGCGATGACGTTCGCGCTGGGCATATCCAGCGTCAAGCGATCCACGCTGACGCTTCCGCCAGCCGGCTTGGAGCTGAGGATTTTGGGGTCGAGCGATACGGACGGCAGCCCCATGCCCATGCCGATCTCGCCGCCTTCGCCCAGGTTGTTT is part of the Lignipirellula cremea genome and encodes:
- a CDS encoding IS4 family transposase, producing MAAKQKRKQKAQKSEQARAAEFDAVFAQLEEIVDLRQADELQPSHAQTIYTSGVVLWLLVWQRLRGGCSMAEAVKALIEQCPDIVPDNKRIEEATLSSSTAAYSRGRSRLSLETVMWLCNAVWRSLVDNAPPTFGGRRVFALDGTTISLGPEWELYDVFPPASNQYGESAWPMAYLVVAHEVESGAALPPEIGAMYGDQAVSETSLIHDHLQRIPADSVILVDTAYGITRVAYEFHTANQRFVVRMKKDRFRRLQKDAELIEQGEDWKTYRGQWTPSRRELRDNPQLPEDFSLPIRLHVFESVHGETIYLATDLTDELDVIADLYSQRWRVETDLSQIKVTLDIENILAKSPEMFRKELMASIVAYNLTIQFRKQAAEQANVPPRRLSFTGVWDVFRIFLLQKTFPDAGAWRTAYARALKYAAREKLPNRPGRSYSRESYKRRSKSSHFKKRSPPWNQPENEPK
- a CDS encoding vWA domain-containing protein; its protein translation is MKAPSNRDGASSAVADEELNEDALADQASADDDAEYEEYEEAVRPMTLRRWLEQGGSFGSSVLVHMLLFLLMGYISVGPSEEELLLDLDRIRIETPPVSQEEPLQAVDFNQQVQSQAQQTSATFASQNNLGEGGEIGMGMGLPSVSLDPKILSSKPAGGSVSVDRLTLDMPSANVIAMGVPDGAFGDPHAVVENYDQAFDRITEELLFMLSEQEVLVIWIFDQSESMKDDQQMIRERIETVYAELGVVGEGRNARLTTAVASFGASYYLHTKKPTADVNEIKAAIDQVPIDPSGEEMMCQAIGRSIDTHAKLAAAQDRKIALIVVTDESGNRQNNDQYLEQALAYAKASKSRIYVLGREAVFGYPYAHQRWRHPQTKHVHWIKIDRGPETALVENLQTDGFRKRYDAHPAGFGPYEQCRLAKETGGIFFMLPGIEVDIVRGDDREYALEAIRPYKPDLRSRAEVITAMQGKPLQQVLTKIVQDLNPYREGAAKIMEARMLFSPRVDQLGVQMAQELEKARIFLTYLDAAAKTLEQAKVLRHDSDRRRQANYDLMYAQVLAYTARRYEYIAACDHFVRNPPEAPPMEKPGFLRFEGWRVHGNKELLAPDVTQSYVDRSTEMFNQIIAEHPGSPWAARAEWELSRGFGITVKAGGYDYYGPDRNPFTGPKIPVPKL